GCGCCCTGGGGAGACGCGAGCGTTCCGCCGCAGTTGGGGCATTGCCGATTCATAGCTTGCGCACAGGCAACGCAAAAGGTGCACTCGTACGAGCAAACGCGAATATCGCCCTCACGCAATGGGGCGCCACACCGTTCGCACGCCTCTTTCATTACTTGTTTTTGAAGCGGGCGACGCGCTTTTCGTTGTAGGCTGCTAAGCCTTCTTTTGCGTCTTCGCTCTTGAAGAGGAGCGATTGCAACTCGCGTTCGAGGGCAAGCGCGTCTTGGAGCGGCAGCTCGGCGCCGGTTTGAACGCTGCGCT
This Candidatus Eremiobacterota bacterium DNA region includes the following protein-coding sequences:
- a CDS encoding DUF1272 domain-containing protein gives rise to the protein MKEACERCGAPLREGDIRVCSYECTFCVACAQAMNRQCPNCGGTLASPQGAA